In a genomic window of Helianthus annuus cultivar XRQ/B chromosome 10, HanXRQr2.0-SUNRISE, whole genome shotgun sequence:
- the LOC110882613 gene encoding probable polygalacturonase At3g15720, giving the protein MLSNALGSRSLSRINLDSTTIFDVATYGAKGDGKTDDSPAFMNAWNAACQAEPNDRSILVIPEGKTFLLKPVSFSGPCKPSSVYVQVSGNIVGPTMKTDWIGYHIDTWLSFSMVNGLTVSGSGQINGQGPLWWENACIGTPPPGTSCHAPVALMFKRCNGLRLNGLTHVNSPRVHITITTCNNVIVSNLHIIAPETSPNTDGINVASSTNVNIRDSFIETGDDCIAISGGSSNVKISGIMCGPGHGISIGALGKGGADVVENIEVRNCTMQKTLAGVRIKSWQGGSGYARNISFKAIKFDAVYNPILIDQYYCPTQQDCINSTSAIRLSDISYSGITGTSMMDSVINLSCSESVACTNIAMDNVYISSVIPGRKVFGKCINAHGRISHVKPWFNCLKP; this is encoded by the exons ATGCTTTCTAATGCTTTGGGTTCAAGAAGTCTCTCTAGAATCAATCTTGACTCAACCACCATTTTTGATGTGGCAACATATGGAGCCAAAGGAGACGGAAAAACTGACGATTCCCCG GCGTTTATGAATGCATGGAATGCGGCGTGCCAAGCAGAACCAAATGATAGGAGTATATTAGTTATACCGGAAGGGAAAACGTTCTTGTTGAAGCCAGTTTCTTTTAGTGGCCCGTGCAAGCCCTCCAGTGTCTACGTGCAG GTTTCTGGAAACATAGTTGGTCCTACCATGAAAACCGATTGGATCGGTTATCATATCGATACATGGCTCTCATTTTCAATGGTGAATGGTCTTACGGTTAGTGGGAGTGGACAAATAAACGGTCAAGGTCCCCTTTGGTGGGAAAATGCATGCATTGGTACTCCACCACCA GGAACAAGTTGTCATGCGCCAGTG GCGTTAATGTTTAAAAGATGCAACGGCTTGCGACTCAATGGCTTAACACATGTAAACAGTCCACGAGTGCATATCACAATAACTACTTGCAACAATGTCATTGTGTCTAATCTTCATATCATTGCCCCGGAAACAAGCCCAAATACTGATGGCATTAATGTAGCTAGCTCCACCAATGTAAATATACGCGATTCTTTTATAGAAACAG GAGACGACTGTATTGCTATTAGTGGAGGTTCATCTAATGTCAAAATCAGCGGTATCATGTGCGGGCCAGGCCACGGAATCAG CATTGGGGCCTTGGGGAAAGGAGGAGCTGATGTGGTGGAAAATATAGAGGTTCGTAATTGTACAATGCAAAAAACCTTGGCCGGAGTTCGAATCAAATCTTGGCAG GGGGGGAGCGGTTATGCAAGGAATATATCATTTAAGGCCATCAAGTTTGATGCAGTTTATAACCCTATCTTGATTGACCAATACTATTGTCCCACTCAGCAGGACTGCATAAACTCT ACATCAGCTATCAGGTTAAGTGATATATCATACAGTGGAATAACGGGGACATCAATGATGGACAGTGTGATAAATCTAAGTTGCAGTGAAAGTGTGGCATGCACCAATATTGCTATGGATAATGTGTATATCAGTTCAGTAATCCCAGGAAGAAAGGTTTTTGGCAAATGCATTAATGCACATGGAAGAATTAGCCATGTTAAACCTTGGTTTAACTGCCTGAAACCTTAG